Below is a genomic region from Echinicola rosea.
GATTGATCCTGCTGAAGGTGATGGACAGTAAAAAAGTCCTTTGGCTTTTCACTTCCGGTGCCATTATCTCCCTTTTGTTAGCCCTGTTTGGTCCTGCCGAGGTGGCCTTGATAGCCTTTCCACTGACCGGCTTTTTTGCTTCGGTCATGTGGTCGGTGATCGTTTCCTTGGCCTTAAATTCGGTACCGCGCCACCATGGAACATTTTCGGGCTTGCTCTGCACCGGTATTGTGGGTGGAGCGGTGGTACCACTTATCATCGGTGGACTGGCAGAGCTAATTGGCCTGCGGTTGGCGATGCTTTTTTTGTTGGTTACCTTGGGCTATGTCCTAAGCATTGGGATATGGGCCAAGCCGCTGGTCAAAAATGCAACCGTTACCTCTTTAAAGGACCTATTTTATCGGCAAAACTAGCGCTATGTACAAAGTGATTCTACTACTGGATTTTGCTGAGGAATATAGTAAAAGTTTACTCAAGGGCATTTCCAAATATGCTTCTGAACATGGTCGATGGACTTTTTGTCGTATGCCACTTTACTATCGAGAGACCAAAGGGATGGGAGGTATCTTGGATTGGGCAAAGGAATGGGGAGCCGATGGGATCATTGGCCAGCTGTACAATGATATGGATCTCCAGCAAATCCTCGATTCTGACATCCCTGTGATCGCACAGGATTTTAAGGAGCGCTTCAATGTCTTGCCCAACATCACCGGTGACTACCTAAAAATGGGCCAGTTGGGTGCAGATTATTTTCTGAAAAAAGGATTTAAGCATTTTGCCTTTTATGGCTTCAACAACATCGTCTGGTCACGCGAACGTGCAGAAGGATTCGAACAACGGATCACCGAGCATGGATATGAAGTCCATTATTTTGAGCATCGCAAAGCGAGATCTACAGATATCTGGTACTACAAAAGCAGCTCTCTGAGCAATTGGCTACTCTCTTTGCCCAAACCGATCGCACTGATGACCTGTGACGACAACCAGGGGCTTCACATCACTGAAGTCTGCCGACAAAACAATATCCGCATCCCTGAAGAAGTGGCCGTACTGGGCGTGGACAATGACGTCATGCTCTGCGAACTCTCCGATCCACCGCTTTCCAGTATCGCCATGGACATCGAAAAAGGCGGCTATGACGCTGCCGCGCTTTTGAAACACATGATCATCAATGGAAACCGTGCTTATTATGACATTATTGTAGAAGCGACACAAATCATTACCAGGCAATCTACCGACATCTATGCCACCAACGACGAGAACATCGCTTCCACACTAAAATACATCCATCAACATATTGAAAGCAATTTACATGTGGACGATGTGGTCAGGCAGGTACCACTCTCCAGGCGATCGCTAGAAAAGCGTTTTCTGCAAATCACCGGTTATCCCATTTACAAATACATATTTAATCTTCGAATCGAAAAGTTTACCCAAAAACTATTGGAAACCGATATGACCGTATTTGAAATTGCTTTGGATATGGGACTTACGGACAGCAAAAACATCGCCCGTCAATTCAGGCAGGTTAAAGGCTGCAATCCCATCGAATACCGCAAAAAATACCTTGCGGGAAAGTAGCCGAAAACATGTATTACCTATCCTTTTACATCACAGCTTGATAAACACCCCTTTTCGATAAAGCAGCCAAGCTGGGATATAATTAATGGCCACAAAACACATTGCAAAGACCATACTGGCGATCTTGTCCATCATGCCAAGGTGGATGGCGCCATGCATAAAATGTTCACTGATGCTTTTCTCACCCAACGGTAGCTGGTAGAAGACCAAAGAAAGCAAATCAGCCAGCACATAAACCGTGATGGCATTGGAACCGAAAATGACCCAAGGCCTGGTCCCCTGCTTATGTCCCTTGATGTCTATCCAATAATAAAGGGCACCCAAAAAGCTAAATGCCACCCCTCCCGTCACTAACACAAAAGAACTTGTCCAAAGGTTTTTATTGATGGGAAAAAACCAAGCCCAGCCTACTCCCCAAAGCGTCAAAATCAATCCCACAATCATCAGGTTGTTGGCCTTGTCAGTATCTTTTAAGTTGCATTTCAACAGTTGTCCAGCCAACATGCCCAAAATCCCCGTGGCCACCGCTGGAAAGGTGCTAAAAAGACCTTCCGGATCCCAATCGCCCTGCCACATTTTCCCAGGAAGCAATTGCTGGTCAATCCATGCCGCTAAGTTGCGGCCTGGCTCCAGCACCACTTCGCCCAATCCGGGGGTGGGGATCAGGGTCATTGCAAGCCAATAGCCGACGAGCAATATCAACGCCAAATAGGCCTGCCGCTTCCATCCTAGATTGATAAACAAAATCGTACATACGACAAATACCACTGCAATCCGCTGTAACACACCAGCCACTCTGATTGCGGAAAAATCAAACGCTGGAATCATCCCAAGTAAAATTCCCAATAGGAAGATTTTTGCGCCACGGAAAAACACCTTCCTATACATGCTTCCCTTTGCCCCTGGCCCATCCAGTCTTCCCGAATAAGCCATGACGATGGACACACCCACAATAAATAAAAAGAAGGGAAAAATAAAATCGGTCGGTGTGATACCATTCCAGTGTGCGTGATGCAGCGGAGGAAAAACATGATCCCAACTTCCAGGAAAATTCACTAAGATCATCGCAGCAATGGTGATTCCCCTCAGGGCATCCAACGAAATTAATCTTTTGCTTTTGTTGGCCATTATCTATCGTTTTTGGTTTATACGAACGCCTTAAATACTTCATTTTTCTGCAACAGGCTATTCCTATTGTCAAGCAATTATTAACAGCCTACCGAATATTTAACAAAAGCTTAATCAACTAAAAATCAATCGGTAACAAGAAAAAATGAAGCGCAAAATGAGGTTTTTAATACGCGTTTTACGAAAAAAATTACCGTTTAAAGCATGAAATTTAGTCTGTGGAGATAAAATTATTGTATTATGAACCAGCCCGACAAACAAATTTTATTGCAATTTATCCAAGGAGATCAAGACGCTACGGATTATATCTATAGGTATTACCGAACCCCAGTGCTCCGATTTGCCATTTCTATTTTAAAAGATGAAATAGAAGCAGAAAACATCTTTCAAGAGGTCTTTACCAAGATCATTTGCAGACATGAACGGATCAATCCGGACATGAATTTCAGCTCTTATATTTTTACGGCCGTCAAAAACGAAATTTTTGATTATTTCAAAGCCGTAAAAAAGGACAGCAAACTCAAGGAACAGTTTTGGGTAAATGTACAGACGGCCAGTAAGGAGGAAAAAGAAGAGCAGGAAGTTCAACTGGAAAAACTGGAAGGGCTCATCGGGCAGCTTTCACCAAAAAGAAAACAAGTACTTCACATGAACATTTTTGAGAAAAAGTCCTATCAGCAAATTGCCGAAGAGCTGACCATATCGGTCAATACCGTCAAAAATCAATTGATCAAGGCAAAAGCCATGATCAGACAGGAAATGAATTAATAATAGCACCAGCGATGAAATATCTTCATGCCGGTGCTATTCATTACCCGGTTATTTTTGCGATTTATTCATTCATTAAGAAATCTGCCAGTCCCCAACTTATACACTTGCCCCCTAACCTCCGTTATTCACCACCGCAGCTAATATCAAGTGATCTGTTTAAATGCTTGCTCAAGGTCCGCACGGATGTCGTCTATATGCTCGATGCCTAGACTGATTCTCAGCATTCCCGGAGTCACGCCAGCGGCTGCTTGCTCTTTGTCCGACAATTGCTGGTGAGTGGTAGCTGCCGGCTGAATGATCAGTGTTTTGGCATCTCCAACATTGGCCAGGTGACTGATGAGCTGTAAGCTGTCCACCAGCTTTTCGCCGGCCTCTTTACCTCCCTTTACTTCAAAAGTCAATACCCCGCCAAATCCATTTTTGAGGTATTTCTTTGCCAAGGCGTGATGGCCATGGCTTTCCAAACCGGGATAACTTACTTTTGTCACTTGTGGGTGGTTTTCGAGCCATTTTGCTAGGGTCAGGGCATTTTCTACCGTTCGCTCAGCCCGTAAAGATAGGGTCTCCAAGCCCTGAATCAGCAAAAAGCTGTTGAATGGACTGATCGCAGGGCCAAAATCACGAAGGCCTTCGACTCTCGCCCGAATGGTAAAGGCAATATTGGGCAAACCCAGTGGATTTCCTTCTCCAAAGACTTCCCAAAAATTGAGCCCATGATAGCCTTCTGAAGGTTCGGAAAACTGTGGGTATTTTCCATTCCCCCAGTTATACTGACCTCCGTCCA
It encodes:
- a CDS encoding AraC family transcriptional regulator; this encodes MYKVILLLDFAEEYSKSLLKGISKYASEHGRWTFCRMPLYYRETKGMGGILDWAKEWGADGIIGQLYNDMDLQQILDSDIPVIAQDFKERFNVLPNITGDYLKMGQLGADYFLKKGFKHFAFYGFNNIVWSRERAEGFEQRITEHGYEVHYFEHRKARSTDIWYYKSSSLSNWLLSLPKPIALMTCDDNQGLHITEVCRQNNIRIPEEVAVLGVDNDVMLCELSDPPLSSIAMDIEKGGYDAAALLKHMIINGNRAYYDIIVEATQIITRQSTDIYATNDENIASTLKYIHQHIESNLHVDDVVRQVPLSRRSLEKRFLQITGYPIYKYIFNLRIEKFTQKLLETDMTVFEIALDMGLTDSKNIARQFRQVKGCNPIEYRKKYLAGK
- a CDS encoding acyltransferase family protein, with product MANKSKRLISLDALRGITIAAMILVNFPGSWDHVFPPLHHAHWNGITPTDFIFPFFLFIVGVSIVMAYSGRLDGPGAKGSMYRKVFFRGAKIFLLGILLGMIPAFDFSAIRVAGVLQRIAVVFVVCTILFINLGWKRQAYLALILLVGYWLAMTLIPTPGLGEVVLEPGRNLAAWIDQQLLPGKMWQGDWDPEGLFSTFPAVATGILGMLAGQLLKCNLKDTDKANNLMIVGLILTLWGVGWAWFFPINKNLWTSSFVLVTGGVAFSFLGALYYWIDIKGHKQGTRPWVIFGSNAITVYVLADLLSLVFYQLPLGEKSISEHFMHGAIHLGMMDKIASMVFAMCFVAINYIPAWLLYRKGVFIKL
- a CDS encoding RNA polymerase sigma factor, translating into MNQPDKQILLQFIQGDQDATDYIYRYYRTPVLRFAISILKDEIEAENIFQEVFTKIICRHERINPDMNFSSYIFTAVKNEIFDYFKAVKKDSKLKEQFWVNVQTASKEEKEEQEVQLEKLEGLIGQLSPKRKQVLHMNIFEKKSYQQIAEELTISVNTVKNQLIKAKAMIRQEMN